One genomic region from Mytilus trossulus isolate FHL-02 chromosome 9, PNRI_Mtr1.1.1.hap1, whole genome shotgun sequence encodes:
- the LOC134684119 gene encoding glucoside xylosyltransferase 2-like, with protein sequence MRKKMIFKFGVTVVILIAVYLYYVHDVTQDGNISLQKEEEDIDLNHEPEKLDGQDDQLGEPDEKDTDRPIHSSHWKNGIHLSVVACGDRGDETIVLLKSAVLFTSEPLVFHIYAEHELHPMFNQKLDYWPAEYKRKFLYYLYNITFPTDNTQEWKKLFKPCASQRLFIPSLLTDVDSLLYIDTDILFLRPLEEIWMFFGKFNSTQLAALAPEHEDKAAGWYNRFARHPYYGKLGVNSGVMLMNLTRIRQSTWLDSLMKYYKEYKLKITWGDQDLINIYFHFHPDKLYLYRCEWNYRPDHCMYMSVCKDIDLNGVSVLHGNRRVMQNDKQPAFKAVYTAFKEHNFSSSIDEDLLKNLKKLLSKTSNTPCGQIGPLAYTKHIEEFVLLEKNLLS encoded by the exons ATgagaaagaaaatgatatttaagTTTGGGGTGACAGTGGTTATTCTGATTGCTGTGTATCTATACTATGTCCATGATGTCACTCAAGATGGAAATATCAGTTTGCAGAAGGAGGAAGAAGATATTGACCTAAATCATGAACCTGAAAAACTGGATGGCCAAGATGATCAACTTGGGGAACCAGATGAAAAAGATACTGATAGACCAAt ACATTCCAGTCATTGGAAGAATGGTATACACTTGTCTGTGGTGGCATGTGGGGATCGAGGAGACGAAACTATTGTTTTGTTGAAATCAGCCGTGTTGTTCACCTCAGAACCACTTGTCTTTCATATATATGCTGAACATGAACTTCATCCTATGTTCAATCAAAAG TTGGATTACTGGCCAGCGGAATACAAacgtaaatttttgtattatttgtacAATATAACATTCCCTACTGACAACACACAAGAATGGAAGAAATTGTTTAAACCATGTGCATCACAAAGACTTTTTATACCT TCATTGTTAACAGACGTGGATAGTTTGTTATACATTGATAcagatatattatttttacgACCTCTGGAGGAGATATGGatgttttttggtaaatttaacAGTACGCAGTTAGCTGCCCTTGCTCCTGAACATGAAGATAAAGCTGCTGGCTGGTATAATAGATTTGCTAGACATCCTTACTATGGAAAACTAG gTGTTAATTCTGGAGTGATGCTTATGAATCTAACTAGAATTAGGCAATCTACATGGTTAGACTCCTTGATGAAGTATTATAAAGAATACAAACTAAAAATAACATGGGGAGATCAGGATctcatcaatatttattttcattttcatccaG ataagttatatctttatcgATGCGAATGGAATTACCGTCCAGATCATTGTATGTATATGAGTGTATGTAAAGATATAGATTTAAATGGTGTGTCAGTTTTACACGGCAATAGACGTGTCATGCAGAACGACAAACAACCAGCTTTCAAAGCAGTTTACACAGCATTTAAAGAG cACAACTTTTCATCAAGCATAGATGAGGATTTActgaaaaatttgaagaaacttttatcaaaaacatcaaatacacCGTGTGGACAAATTGGACCATTAGCTTATACAAAACACATAGAGGAGTTTGTGTTGTTAGAGAAAAACTTGTTGAGCTAA
- the LOC134683225 gene encoding secreted frizzled-related protein 5-like isoform X1, translating into MRFLSVLCAFVSVQASFYDYKYGDGYVSDGEKPTAWQGTLLSGRMSQPKCIDIPKNLTLCQNIGYDQMRLPNLLDHDSINEVIQQSRSWISLLGVHCHPDTKLFLCSLFSPVCLERDREIYPCRSLCESVRDGCETIMKAYSYKWPDMVRCDKFPDDTEMCIPGQSTVMPTSRYNKPQNMCSSCNQINTFESLIHNYCRSTVVIKVKLKKASMRKGNLVVYIKKKKKMIKGNLSKKEKRKLTPIIEDGASCDCEYLSANSTSKKSFIIMGNMTDEGELSLVFMSTWERNKGFRRAIRMMKRGVSCDSDIIAISDGSKTDNSSGGGKTKGKDKKKGKGRKRKNKGRKNKKNKKKGKKNKNKKSKKDNNVANP; encoded by the exons atgagATTTCTTTCCGTGTTGTGTGCGTTTGTGTCTGTGCAGGCGAGTTTTTATGACTATAAATACGGTGACGGCTACGTCAGTGACGGCGAAAAACCGACGGCATGGCAAGGGACGTTACTGAGTGGACGAATGAGTCAGCCAAAATGTATAGATATTCCGAAAAATTTAACATTATGTCAAAATATTGGATACGATCAAATGAGGCTCCCGAATCTGCTAGACCATGATTCCATAAACGAGGTTATTCAACAGTCTAGGTCATGGATATCGCTATTAGGAGTACACTGTCATCCCgacacaaaattatttttatgttccTTGTTTTCTCCTGTCTGTTTAGAAAGAGATAGGGAAATTTATCCGTGTCGGTCATTATGCGAAAGTGTCCGCGATGGTTGTGAGACAATAATGAAAGCTTATTCATATAAATGGCCGGATATGGTACGGTGTGACAAATTTCCGGACGATACGGAAATGTGTATTCCCGGCCAATCAACGGTGATGCCCACAAGTAGGTATAACAAAC CACAAAACATGTGTTCGTCCTGTAACCAAATTAATACATTCGAGAGCCTCATTCACAACTACTGTCGCTCTACTGTTG TAATTAAAGTAAAACTGAAGAAAGCAAGTATGAGAAAGGGTAATCTTGTAGTGTACattaaaaagaagaagaaaatgatcaaaggaaatttatcaaaaaaggaAAAGCGGAAGTTAACCCCCATCATAGAAGATGGCGCATCGTGCGATTGTGAATATTTAAGTGCAAATAGTACTTCCAAAAAGAGTTTTATTATAATGGGAAATATGACCGATGAAGGAGAACTTTCACTTGTATTCATGTCAACTTGGGAAAGAAACAAAGGTTTCCGAAGAGCTATTCGAATGATGAAAAGGGGCGTATCATGTGATAGTGACATCATAGCGATTTCAGATGGCTCGAAAACAGACAATTCGTCTGGTGGTGGTAAGACGAAaggaaaagataaaaagaaaggaaaagGACGGAAACGTAAAAATAAAGGacgaaaaaataagaaaaacaaaaagaaaggaaagaagaataaaaacaaaaaaagtaaaaaagacaATAATGTTGCCAATCCTTGA
- the LOC134683225 gene encoding secreted frizzled-related protein 5-like isoform X2, with the protein MRFLSVLCAFVSVQASFYDYKYGDGYVSDGEKPTAWQGTLLSGRMSQPKCIDIPKNLTLCQNIGYDQMRLPNLLDHDSINEVIQQSRSWISLLGVHCHPDTKLFLCSLFSPVCLERDREIYPCRSLCESVRDGCETIMKAYSYKWPDMVRCDKFPDDTEMCIPGQSTVMPTTQNMCSSCNQINTFESLIHNYCRSTVVIKVKLKKASMRKGNLVVYIKKKKKMIKGNLSKKEKRKLTPIIEDGASCDCEYLSANSTSKKSFIIMGNMTDEGELSLVFMSTWERNKGFRRAIRMMKRGVSCDSDIIAISDGSKTDNSSGGGKTKGKDKKKGKGRKRKNKGRKNKKNKKKGKKNKNKKSKKDNNVANP; encoded by the exons atgagATTTCTTTCCGTGTTGTGTGCGTTTGTGTCTGTGCAGGCGAGTTTTTATGACTATAAATACGGTGACGGCTACGTCAGTGACGGCGAAAAACCGACGGCATGGCAAGGGACGTTACTGAGTGGACGAATGAGTCAGCCAAAATGTATAGATATTCCGAAAAATTTAACATTATGTCAAAATATTGGATACGATCAAATGAGGCTCCCGAATCTGCTAGACCATGATTCCATAAACGAGGTTATTCAACAGTCTAGGTCATGGATATCGCTATTAGGAGTACACTGTCATCCCgacacaaaattatttttatgttccTTGTTTTCTCCTGTCTGTTTAGAAAGAGATAGGGAAATTTATCCGTGTCGGTCATTATGCGAAAGTGTCCGCGATGGTTGTGAGACAATAATGAAAGCTTATTCATATAAATGGCCGGATATGGTACGGTGTGACAAATTTCCGGACGATACGGAAATGTGTATTCCCGGCCAATCAACGGTGATGCCCACAA CACAAAACATGTGTTCGTCCTGTAACCAAATTAATACATTCGAGAGCCTCATTCACAACTACTGTCGCTCTACTGTTG TAATTAAAGTAAAACTGAAGAAAGCAAGTATGAGAAAGGGTAATCTTGTAGTGTACattaaaaagaagaagaaaatgatcaaaggaaatttatcaaaaaaggaAAAGCGGAAGTTAACCCCCATCATAGAAGATGGCGCATCGTGCGATTGTGAATATTTAAGTGCAAATAGTACTTCCAAAAAGAGTTTTATTATAATGGGAAATATGACCGATGAAGGAGAACTTTCACTTGTATTCATGTCAACTTGGGAAAGAAACAAAGGTTTCCGAAGAGCTATTCGAATGATGAAAAGGGGCGTATCATGTGATAGTGACATCATAGCGATTTCAGATGGCTCGAAAACAGACAATTCGTCTGGTGGTGGTAAGACGAAaggaaaagataaaaagaaaggaaaagGACGGAAACGTAAAAATAAAGGacgaaaaaataagaaaaacaaaaagaaaggaaagaagaataaaaacaaaaaaagtaaaaaagacaATAATGTTGCCAATCCTTGA